In the Methanofervidicoccus abyssi genome, AGATGTAAAGTTTAAGGAGATAGAGAAAGTTAAGGATAACTTGGAGAAGTTCTACCAGTTTGCCCAGGAGGTTGCAGATGTCTCTTCAGGGGATCTGAACTATGAGGAGTTAAGTGTTATAGATAAGTGGCTCCTTCATAGACTTCATAAGGCTATAAAACTTTCAGATGAATCATATAACACCTTCCAACTTAGAAAGGTAGGCGTTCTATTCTATCAGTTGATTAACGACTTAAGATGGTATAAGAGAAGAGGAGGGAATAATAAAAAACTACTCAGATTCGTTGCAGAGACATGGGTAAAGATCCTAGCGCCAATAACTCCACATCTCTGTGAGGAGATATGGGAACTCTTTGGAAAGGAGACATACATCTCATTGGAAACCTACCCAATGGCTGAGGATAGATATATAGACGATACCTTAGAGCTGGGAGAGGAGTTTTTAGCCTCAACCATAGAGGATATAAGGAGAATAGTTGAGATAGCAAAGATAGAACCTAAGAAGATATACCTTTATACTGCAGATAGTTGGAAATACGAAGTACTTAAAATAATGAATGAAAATAAAGATAAGAGTATTAAGGAATTGATACCTATAATAATGAGAAATCCAGAATTTAGAAGATATGGAAAGGAGATACCAAAACTGGTAAGGGATATTATGGAAGTAGGTGTAAAACCTGTAATTAATGAGAAAGAGATACTCAAAGATGGAAAATCTCTAATTGAGAGAAAGTTTGGATGTGAAGTTATAATAAACGGTAAGGATAAAAAGAACAAAAAAAGACAGGCGATACCTTACAGGGTTGCTATATATTTAGAGGACTAGTTTCTATTAAAATTTTTATTAAAAATAATATAGTTATTAAAAAAATATAGTGATAATAATAAATAATCTTCTGAATACTAAAGATAGAAATTTCCAAGGTGGAAAAAAGTAAGCTCTTATCCCCAAGCTAAACTGGATACTGGGGAAACAAAGTAGTAGGGCAAAAAACATAGAGTCCTTAATTCTACTGGTTCATACTAAGCACTGGAAGGATAGACGGTATTCTGTTTCATCCTTTTCAGGTTTTTTTATTTTTTATTTTTTTACTAATTTTCATTATCATTATTTTAACTAGTACTTATATTTGACAGGATCGATGTTGTTATTTGCATTTACATCACTTGTACATGTTTTTCCATATATTTTTAATTAAGACTCTCTTCGTATTGTTTAGTATTATAGTTCCTGTTACTATAATCATTCTTCATCTATCCTCTCAACGTACATTAGAGGATAGTTTAACTCCTTAATATATCTCAATCTCAAGTATGCAACTGTATTTTCCACCTTTACCTTCAACTTCACATCTAACATCTTTCCCTCCAAAGATACATATTCATCTTCTTTTAAATTTCCTACTATCTCAACAGATATATCTTCGACACAGGGCTGGTTCTTCATAGATTCCTCTATAGATCTTTCCAGTATCTCCCTGTTTTTTAAACTTACAGGAGTACCTACAAACTGGTGGAATAAGGCTCCCAAAGTGATACCTCCCTCAAATACCGCTCTTTCTCGGAGAGTAAGATTTTTAAAATAACTTTTAAATACGTCTTTTTCCTCTATTTTCATCTGGGTTCACCTGTTAGGAGTATATGTAAAAAGTAAAAAAATATTAAAAGATTATTAAAATCAAAAAACAGAATGATATTTTATAAAAGATAGAGAATTTTTCAAAGATAATTTTACTCCATTGTCCAACCTATTTAATCATACTACCTACAGGAATATCTCTATCAGGTACTAAAAGTGCTACAGTCTCTTCTCCTCCTGCTAATATCATCCCCTGAGACTCCACCCCACATAACTTAGCAGGTTTTAGATTACAGAGAACCACTACCTTCTTACCTACAAGTTCTTCTGGAGCATAGTGGCCCTTTATACCGGCAACTATCTGTCTCTTCTCATCACCAATATCTACTATCAACTTTAAAAGTTTCTTTGATCTAGGTATCTCCTCTGCCTCCAGTATTTGGCCAATCCTGAGATCGAGTTTTGCAAAATCCTCGATTGTGATCATGTTTTCCTCCTTTTTATCTTTTATATTCAGTATCTCCTTTTTGGCAAGTTCTACCTCTTTATTCTCTATCTTTTTAAACACTACCTTTACTTTCTTCAACTCGCCACCTCTTATATCGAGATCTAATTCCTCATTCATTATATCTAAGAGTTCCATACACTTGTTAGGCATAAATGGATAGAGAAGATATATTATATATTTTACAGTTACTCCACAGGTGTAGAGGATCTCCTTAAGCCTCTCCTCTTCCTTCACATTCCAGGGTTCCATCTTTTGGAAGTAATTATTACCCTCCTGTGCAAGGTGGATAATATCCATAAGTGCTTCTTTGAAGTTGAACTCCATCATATGTCCATGGTATTTCTCTTTTATCTCTTCACATCTTTCCAATAATTTCAGATCTTCTTCCTTTAATCTACCTCTATCTACCTTTATTATTTTCTTAAACTTCCTGTATATAAATACAAGTGTCCTATGGATGAAGTTTCCTATAATTGCAATTAACTCAGTATTTATCCTCTTCTGAAAGTCCTCAAAGGAGAAATCACAGTCCTTATTGAGAGGTGCATTGATCATCAGGAAGTATCTGAGGTAATCTGGATGGAAGTATTTTATAAAGTCCTTCACCCAAACAACCCATCTCTTACTTGTGCTCATCTTCTTTTTCTCCAACGTCAGATAACCTCCGCTTATCACCGAAGTTGGAAGGTTATACTCACCATGGGCGATTAACATACCTGGCCAAAATACTGAATGGTGAATGGCGATATCCTTTCCTATGAAGTGCCATATATTTACATCTACATCTTTACCTCTATCTTTCAGCCAGTAGTCCTTCCAGACATCCCCTAACATCTTTGTAAATGATATATATCCAATCGGTGCCTCCAACCATACGTACATAACCTGGCTGTTGTCATCTGGTAGGGGAACACCCCAACTTATATCTCTGGATATATCCCAGTCGTGAAGTTCTTCTATCCATCTGTATGCCATATTCTTGACGTAATCTGGTATCTTGGAATTTTTAATGTACTCCTTTAATTCTTTAGCTAGGGCACTTAACTTAAAGAACCTATGTTTAGTTTTCCTTATCTCGGGAGTACCTTTACAGATTACACAGTAGGGATCTATCAACTTTGTAGGTTCTAGATGTCTTCCACATATCTCACAGTGATCTCCCCTGGCCTCACCTCCACAGTAGGGACAGGTACCTTCAACATATCTATCTGCTAAGAATTTTTTACAGTGAGGACAGTAGAACTGCTCGATCTCCTTCTCGTAGATATAGCTGTTTTCTTTTAGTTTCAGATAGAACTCCTGGGCAGTTTTTATGTGAATCTCACTGTGGGTTTTCCCATAACTGTCAAACTCTATACTTAAACTATCTAAATCCCTTTTTATCTCCTCATGATACTTATTTACGATCTCTTCAGGACTGACACCTTCTTTTTCTGCAGTTATAGTAATAGGAACCCCGTGATTATCAGTACCTCCAATATGTACAACATCCTTACCTATCATCTTCAAATACCTTCTCATAACATCTGCAGGTATATAGGTACTTCTAACATGTCCTAAATGCAGCGGTCCGTTGGTATATGCTAAAGCCGTTGTAATTAAGTATCTCTCACCCATATTTTCCCTCGTATATTCTACAGATTATAGGGTTTTTAAGTACAGATAACACATCTTTTATCTCCTCATCTGTACAGAGGACAAATAAGGTATCCCCAAGCATGGCCTGGGAAGCTCCCCTACTGAAACTTAGATCCTCACATAGGGATAGTATCTCCTCAGATGCAAGGCCAGTCTCCTTTACAAATATGTAGGATAGCGCCATAAAGTTTTCTAAAGTTGGATTTTTCAGTATCTCTTTTAATAGCCTATCCCCAACCTTATTTATCTTCTCTATCCAGTTAGGGTCTTCTATAACATCCCTCGTTTCTCTCTTCCCAAGTATCTCGACAACTATATAGTATCTGTCCTTATCTTTTATATTAATTTTTTTTACATCTGGAGGAAAACCTGGTTTTTTCCTTATGGTAAATCCTCCAAAGTACTGTCCCATCACATCTCCAAGGCCAGTTCCACATCTTACCTCGCTTATATGGGCTATTTTTAACAACTCTAATTTATTCATCTGTGGATCCATAATCCTTCCTAACTCATAGGCACATCCTAGAGCACAACCTCCAGAGACACCTAAACCACAACCTAGGGGAAGTTGGGATTTGTGTATAACATCATATCCTTCTATACCCATATTATTCAAAATCTCCTTAGTGGGACATAGATCCATCTCCCTATCGTTGAAGTATATCCTCCCTTCCCCTGATC is a window encoding:
- the metG gene encoding methionine--tRNA ligase, whose translation is MGERYLITTALAYTNGPLHLGHVRSTYIPADVMRRYLKMIGKDVVHIGGTDNHGVPITITAEKEGVSPEEIVNKYHEEIKRDLDSLSIEFDSYGKTHSEIHIKTAQEFYLKLKENSYIYEKEIEQFYCPHCKKFLADRYVEGTCPYCGGEARGDHCEICGRHLEPTKLIDPYCVICKGTPEIRKTKHRFFKLSALAKELKEYIKNSKIPDYVKNMAYRWIEELHDWDISRDISWGVPLPDDNSQVMYVWLEAPIGYISFTKMLGDVWKDYWLKDRGKDVDVNIWHFIGKDIAIHHSVFWPGMLIAHGEYNLPTSVISGGYLTLEKKKMSTSKRWVVWVKDFIKYFHPDYLRYFLMINAPLNKDCDFSFEDFQKRINTELIAIIGNFIHRTLVFIYRKFKKIIKVDRGRLKEEDLKLLERCEEIKEKYHGHMMEFNFKEALMDIIHLAQEGNNYFQKMEPWNVKEEERLKEILYTCGVTVKYIIYLLYPFMPNKCMELLDIMNEELDLDIRGGELKKVKVVFKKIENKEVELAKKEILNIKDKKEENMITIEDFAKLDLRIGQILEAEEIPRSKKLLKLIVDIGDEKRQIVAGIKGHYAPEELVGKKVVVLCNLKPAKLCGVESQGMILAGGEETVALLVPDRDIPVGSMIK
- a CDS encoding dihydroneopterin aldolase family protein, whose translation is MKIEEKDVFKSYFKNLTLRERAVFEGGITLGALFHQFVGTPVSLKNREILERSIEESMKNQPCVEDISVEIVGNLKEDEYVSLEGKMLDVKLKVKVENTVAYLRLRYIKELNYPLMYVERIDEE
- a CDS encoding pantoate kinase, whose protein sequence is MFVPGHITGFFRIHREKDPLRTGSTGVGITVDKGVTTEVRSGEGRIYFNDREMDLCPTKEILNNMGIEGYDVIHKSQLPLGCGLGVSGGCALGCAYELGRIMDPQMNKLELLKIAHISEVRCGTGLGDVMGQYFGGFTIRKKPGFPPDVKKINIKDKDRYYIVVEILGKRETRDVIEDPNWIEKINKVGDRLLKEILKNPTLENFMALSYIFVKETGLASEEILSLCEDLSFSRGASQAMLGDTLFVLCTDEEIKDVLSVLKNPIICRIYEGKYG